A single genomic interval of Aureliella helgolandensis harbors:
- a CDS encoding PEBP family protein: MIINPLRLTFVVMACLALLVGCGRREQNRNVLKGTTGAVTIHGDVWADNWFALYLGDQLLLEDSVSITTERSFNAESFAFNADYPIVLNFVLKDFKEDDSGLEYIGTKKQQLGDGGFIAQFRDATTGKLLAATDSSWRCLVLHHGPVEDDCAAQASPVAGEGPCAFTTTAEPPNWKSEAFSTEQWQAATEFSVSDVRPKDGYDRIAWDQDARLIWSDDLKKDNTILFRIVIDKP; the protein is encoded by the coding sequence ATGATTATCAACCCATTGCGATTGACGTTTGTGGTTATGGCGTGCCTAGCGCTCTTGGTGGGGTGTGGCAGGCGTGAGCAAAATCGAAATGTGCTGAAGGGCACGACAGGCGCGGTGACAATTCACGGTGATGTTTGGGCGGACAACTGGTTCGCGCTCTATCTCGGCGACCAATTGTTGCTCGAAGACTCCGTCAGCATCACGACTGAGCGATCGTTCAATGCGGAGAGCTTTGCGTTCAACGCGGACTATCCGATCGTGCTGAACTTTGTCCTGAAGGACTTTAAAGAAGACGATTCCGGGCTGGAGTACATCGGCACCAAGAAGCAACAACTTGGCGATGGTGGCTTCATCGCTCAATTTAGAGACGCCACTACTGGAAAATTGTTGGCCGCAACCGATTCTAGCTGGCGTTGTTTGGTTTTGCACCATGGTCCAGTGGAAGATGACTGTGCAGCTCAAGCATCACCGGTCGCTGGGGAAGGGCCCTGCGCGTTCACTACGACCGCGGAACCGCCAAACTGGAAATCGGAAGCGTTTTCTACGGAGCAATGGCAGGCAGCTACAGAATTTTCGGTGAGTGACGTTCGCCCCAAGGATGGATATGACCGGATTGCCTGGGATCAGGACGCGCGATTAATTTGGAGCGACGACCTCAAGAAAGACAATACGATTCTGTTTCGAATCGTGATTGATAAACCCTAG
- a CDS encoding Gfo/Idh/MocA family protein, which yields MLEQPSRRSFMKASTLAATTAAIATQVSRTAHAAGSDEIRVVLIGCGGRGTGAASNIMETKGNIKLVAVADAFPGRAASCIKQLERKYKDKVDVAADRVFTGLDAYKNAIDVDCDLVVIATPPAFKPQQFEYAVSRGRHIFSEKPVASDVAGVRRFMKAVEESKKKNLMVGIGLQRRHENQYKETIQRIHDGAIGDVICQRVYWNGGGIWWKGREQAANLMTPPEGLPKGMKVEPSEMAFQCNNWYHFNWLSGDQIVEQHIHNLDVGCWVKGEYPVECNGMGGRGQRLDGDATKSQIFDHTFCEYTFSDGTKMFSQGRHLANSWTNVSEFAHGSKGTADPSGRIMGENEFTFDKQRDQQGHQQEQHDLIEALMRGEIYNEGEYGAKSTFTAILGREACYSGQLIKWDELWEKGKDICPGIDSYTLDSDPPTMPGPTGEYPVPVPGEYTPYA from the coding sequence ATGCTAGAACAACCTTCTCGCCGTAGTTTCATGAAGGCTTCGACTCTCGCAGCCACCACTGCTGCCATCGCCACCCAAGTCTCCCGAACCGCCCATGCCGCGGGCAGCGATGAGATCCGAGTCGTGCTCATCGGATGCGGCGGCCGCGGTACGGGGGCTGCCTCGAACATCATGGAAACCAAAGGCAACATCAAATTGGTTGCAGTCGCCGACGCATTTCCAGGACGAGCTGCAAGTTGCATCAAGCAGTTAGAGCGAAAGTACAAGGATAAAGTCGACGTCGCCGCCGATCGCGTTTTTACAGGCCTAGACGCCTACAAGAACGCTATCGATGTCGATTGCGACCTAGTCGTTATTGCCACTCCCCCCGCCTTCAAGCCACAGCAATTCGAGTATGCGGTAAGCCGTGGTCGTCATATCTTCAGTGAAAAGCCGGTAGCCTCTGACGTCGCTGGCGTGCGACGCTTCATGAAGGCCGTTGAAGAGTCCAAGAAGAAGAATTTGATGGTCGGTATCGGCCTGCAACGCCGCCACGAAAACCAATACAAAGAAACCATCCAACGCATTCATGATGGCGCGATCGGGGATGTCATCTGCCAACGGGTCTATTGGAATGGCGGAGGCATTTGGTGGAAGGGCCGCGAGCAGGCAGCCAACCTCATGACTCCTCCCGAGGGTCTCCCCAAGGGCATGAAAGTGGAGCCCTCCGAAATGGCCTTCCAGTGCAATAACTGGTACCACTTCAATTGGTTGTCTGGCGATCAAATCGTAGAACAGCACATTCACAACCTGGATGTCGGCTGCTGGGTTAAGGGCGAGTACCCTGTGGAATGCAATGGCATGGGAGGACGCGGACAGCGTCTGGATGGGGATGCGACCAAGAGCCAGATCTTTGATCACACCTTCTGCGAATACACCTTCTCCGATGGCACTAAGATGTTCAGCCAAGGGCGCCACCTAGCAAACTCCTGGACCAACGTTTCCGAGTTTGCGCATGGTAGCAAGGGAACCGCAGATCCCTCCGGCCGAATTATGGGCGAAAACGAATTCACCTTCGACAAACAGCGCGATCAGCAAGGGCACCAACAAGAACAACACGACTTGATCGAAGCCCTTATGCGTGGCGAGATCTACAACGAAGGTGAATACGGCGCTAAGTCGACCTTCACCGCCATTCTGGGACGCGAAGCTTGCTACTCAGGACAACTCATCAAGTGGGATGAGCTGTGGGAAAAGGGTAAGGACATCTGCCCTGGTATCGATAGCTACACTCTCGATTCCGATCCACCAACTATGCCTGGCCCAACCGGCGAATACCCAGTTCCAGTTCCTGGTGAATACACCCCCTACGCTTAG
- a CDS encoding NAD-dependent epimerase — MRKIIVTGAAGFIGFHLARTLLNRGEQVIGIDNLNDYYSVQLKRDRLKQLDGAAGFQFLQLDIAQRDELESALAEVQPSRVVHLAAQAGVRYSLTNPQAYIDSNLVGFGNILEYCRQHAVGHLLYASSSSVYGTSQIQPLSTEQNVDHPISLYAATKKANELMAHTYSHLYGLPTTGLRFFTVYGPWGRPDMALYLFTKAIFEECPIDVFNFGKMRRDFTYIDDIVEALVRLVDTLPTPDPDFDPLHPTPDRSQCPYRVYNIGNNQPEELGRFIEVLEQCIGRTAVKNYRELQPGDVLETYADTSQLESVIDFRPSTPIETGIQKFVDWYRAYHLTC; from the coding sequence ATGCGAAAGATTATTGTCACTGGTGCCGCTGGATTTATCGGTTTCCACCTCGCGCGTACCCTGCTCAACCGCGGAGAGCAGGTCATTGGCATTGATAACCTCAATGACTACTACAGCGTGCAACTCAAACGCGATCGCCTGAAGCAACTCGACGGTGCGGCAGGTTTCCAGTTCCTTCAGCTTGATATCGCCCAACGGGACGAATTGGAGTCGGCACTGGCGGAGGTCCAACCCAGCCGCGTTGTCCATTTGGCCGCCCAAGCTGGCGTGCGGTACTCGCTAACCAACCCGCAGGCTTATATCGACAGCAATCTTGTCGGATTCGGGAACATCTTAGAGTACTGCCGCCAACACGCTGTAGGACATTTGCTATACGCGAGTAGTAGCAGCGTTTATGGGACCAGCCAGATTCAACCGTTGTCCACGGAACAGAATGTGGACCATCCCATCAGCCTGTACGCAGCCACCAAGAAGGCAAATGAATTGATGGCGCACACCTACAGCCATCTATACGGTCTGCCAACCACGGGACTGCGATTCTTCACCGTCTACGGCCCCTGGGGTCGCCCGGACATGGCTCTCTATCTGTTTACCAAAGCCATCTTTGAAGAGTGTCCTATCGATGTCTTCAATTTTGGAAAAATGCGGCGAGACTTTACCTACATTGATGATATCGTCGAAGCCCTAGTGAGGCTGGTCGATACCCTCCCCACTCCCGACCCAGATTTTGATCCACTGCACCCGACTCCCGACCGCAGTCAATGTCCGTATCGGGTGTACAACATCGGGAATAATCAGCCCGAAGAATTGGGGCGGTTCATCGAGGTTCTTGAACAGTGCATTGGGCGCACAGCCGTCAAGAACTATAGGGAGTTGCAACCAGGAGACGTCCTCGAGACCTATGCCGACACTAGCCAATTGGAGAGTGTCATTGACTTCCGACCGTCGACTCCCATAGAAACTGGGATACAGAAATTCGTGGATTGGTACCGCGCCTATCATTTGACCTGTTAG
- a CDS encoding prenyltransferase/squalene oxidase repeat-containing protein: MKPALFILVFCAIGKLSFSADVETTVRRGLERLQRASVNWQSNEDCFSCHHHTLPMLASFEGAQAGLQLDSNWMQAQADAAHSYFEPLIEDMDMGSHVPGGAATVGYGLWALSLDQRVSDETTTAMVNYLLLIQGVARLRDNPPADLTKLNNGRWIASCRRAPMQASMVGDTVLALVGIERYATVEQQPRVALARTAAVRWLASAPLTSQQDRLWRLWGLQQLGGDEDAKALVQQAILNSQQSDGGWAESEERPSDALSTGQAVFMLCDSGIAPNDPAIARGRDFLLQTQHADGSWKFESHAEPVQPFFDNGDPHGKHQFISVAATAWATSALAQLMPTNE; this comes from the coding sequence ATGAAGCCAGCTCTATTTATCTTGGTGTTCTGCGCTATTGGAAAACTAAGTTTTTCCGCCGATGTGGAAACGACGGTGCGACGTGGTCTCGAACGCTTGCAACGCGCTTCGGTCAACTGGCAATCCAATGAAGACTGTTTTTCGTGTCACCATCATACGCTTCCCATGCTGGCATCTTTCGAAGGCGCCCAAGCCGGGCTGCAATTGGATTCGAATTGGATGCAGGCGCAAGCGGATGCAGCTCATTCCTATTTTGAGCCGCTTATCGAAGACATGGATATGGGCTCCCACGTTCCCGGTGGCGCTGCCACGGTCGGCTATGGCCTCTGGGCACTGAGTCTTGATCAGCGGGTCTCCGACGAGACGACGACAGCCATGGTGAACTACTTGCTTCTCATCCAGGGAGTCGCAAGATTGCGAGACAATCCGCCCGCGGATCTCACTAAATTGAACAACGGACGTTGGATTGCATCGTGCCGACGTGCGCCCATGCAGGCCTCAATGGTCGGCGACACGGTTCTGGCCCTCGTAGGAATCGAGCGGTACGCTACCGTGGAACAGCAGCCGCGCGTCGCGCTCGCTCGTACTGCGGCTGTTAGATGGCTGGCCAGCGCTCCCCTGACAAGTCAACAAGATCGACTTTGGCGATTGTGGGGACTGCAACAACTCGGTGGGGATGAAGACGCAAAGGCACTTGTGCAACAGGCTATTTTGAATAGTCAACAAAGCGATGGTGGTTGGGCCGAATCGGAGGAACGCCCCAGCGATGCCCTTTCCACGGGGCAAGCGGTCTTCATGTTATGCGACTCAGGAATAGCACCGAATGATCCTGCAATTGCACGCGGTCGCGATTTCCTTTTGCAGACTCAGCACGCTGATGGATCTTGGAAATTTGAGAGCCACGCGGAACCAGTCCAACCGTTCTTTGACAATGGGGACCCGCACGGCAAGCATCAGTTCATTTCCGTTGCCGCTACCGCTTGGGCGACGTCTGCACTTGCGCAGCTGATGCCAACGAATGAATGA
- a CDS encoding 2-oxoglutarate dehydrogenase E1 component yields the protein MNSYSLDYIDDLYVQYIRDPSSVSPGWRKYFEEFSLANATASGASEQSGLQATTAGGSVAVAGDEPNAQARSIRDEALWLAQMQDRVDNLVREYRVRGHLMAKLDPLKLANLGNPELEPGAYGLSEEDMARPFSCPNLQYVDGRTLGDIVTKLQNTYCRSIGAQFMHIDNRTIRDWLQRRMESCENRLELSREVQCRIYSRLTDAAIFEEFVRRKFVGAKTFSLEGAESLIPLLDLSLEKAGQHGVEGVLLAMAHRGRLNVLANIMGKRAQSIFWSFDDPRPDMHRGAGDVRYHLGYSSDWATSTGAKVHISLCFNPSHLEYVNTVAQGRCRAKQDRSGDDRHSKFMTILVHGDAAFAGEGIVQETLNMSELPGYKTGGTLHVILNNQVGFTTEPDESRSCTYATDVAKMLQIPIFHVNGEDPEAVAQVVNLAMDFRREFRRDVVIDMYAYRKWGHNEGDEPRFTQPLMYKTIDERKSVRESYLKRLLKLGEITRQEADAIAEVRQTKLEREFELAQKEEFIDDLQTLGGSWQGYYGGDEPLDDLPDTMISDSRARALMGKLAAYPKDFQINRKLKRFMELRGEMAEGKRGLDWSAGEALALASMLVEGHPVRFSGQDCERGTFSQRHSVLHDTVDNTKHMPLNNLSADQARVDIINSPLCEAGVLGFEYGYSLDCPEGVVIWEAQFGDFWNVAQVIVDQFITSAEDKWGRLSHITLLLPHGFEGAGPEHCSARLERFLLLTAEDNIQVTQPSTPAQYFHLLRRQAKRRWSKPLVVLTPKSLLRHPEVVSQLEDFTTGKFEKILPDTRQAPPQTDRILLCSGKVYYELAEKRKAIGADNVAIVRIEQYYPLKEETLAEALQPYQPGTDLVWVQEEPTNMGAWQFMKVKFGDMLADLNFKLRRISRVESASPSTGSASAHKLEQDDLIEEAFANL from the coding sequence ATGAACAGCTATAGCCTAGACTACATTGACGACCTCTACGTTCAGTACATCCGCGACCCTTCGAGTGTATCGCCAGGTTGGCGTAAATACTTCGAAGAGTTTTCGCTGGCCAATGCCACCGCCTCCGGCGCCAGCGAGCAGAGCGGCCTCCAAGCCACTACCGCTGGTGGTTCCGTTGCCGTTGCGGGCGACGAGCCCAACGCCCAAGCGCGTTCCATACGCGACGAGGCTCTGTGGCTAGCACAGATGCAAGATCGTGTTGATAACTTGGTGCGTGAGTACCGAGTCCGTGGACACTTGATGGCCAAGCTTGATCCACTCAAGCTTGCCAATCTCGGAAATCCTGAACTGGAGCCCGGGGCCTACGGGCTGAGCGAAGAGGACATGGCGCGTCCGTTCAGCTGCCCAAACCTTCAGTACGTGGATGGCCGGACACTGGGAGACATCGTCACCAAGCTTCAAAACACCTACTGCCGCAGCATCGGTGCGCAGTTCATGCACATCGACAATCGCACCATCCGCGATTGGCTACAAAGGCGCATGGAGAGCTGCGAAAATCGGCTTGAACTATCGCGTGAAGTCCAGTGCCGCATTTACTCGCGGTTGACCGATGCGGCGATTTTCGAAGAGTTCGTTCGCCGGAAATTTGTCGGAGCGAAGACGTTTTCCCTGGAAGGGGCGGAAAGCCTCATTCCACTACTCGACCTATCGCTGGAGAAGGCGGGACAGCATGGCGTCGAAGGGGTCCTGTTGGCCATGGCACACCGCGGGCGTCTGAACGTACTCGCGAACATCATGGGCAAGCGGGCACAGAGCATCTTCTGGTCGTTCGACGATCCACGCCCCGATATGCACCGAGGCGCCGGGGACGTTCGCTATCACTTGGGCTACAGTAGCGATTGGGCCACCTCGACTGGGGCCAAAGTCCACATCTCCCTGTGCTTCAACCCCAGTCACTTGGAATACGTCAACACGGTTGCCCAAGGTCGTTGTCGCGCCAAACAGGATCGCTCTGGAGATGACCGCCATTCGAAGTTCATGACCATCCTGGTGCACGGCGACGCCGCCTTTGCAGGCGAAGGAATTGTGCAGGAAACGCTGAACATGAGCGAATTGCCTGGTTACAAGACCGGCGGCACGCTGCACGTCATCCTCAATAATCAAGTGGGCTTCACAACCGAACCGGACGAATCGCGTTCCTGCACCTACGCTACCGATGTGGCCAAGATGCTGCAGATTCCCATTTTTCACGTCAATGGTGAAGACCCTGAGGCGGTGGCTCAAGTCGTCAACTTGGCGATGGATTTCCGCCGCGAATTTCGTCGTGACGTCGTCATTGACATGTATGCCTACCGCAAGTGGGGGCATAACGAGGGGGATGAACCTCGGTTCACCCAGCCGTTGATGTACAAGACAATCGATGAACGCAAGAGCGTTCGTGAAAGCTATTTGAAGCGTTTACTGAAACTCGGCGAGATCACCCGGCAAGAGGCCGATGCGATCGCCGAAGTGCGGCAGACCAAACTGGAACGCGAGTTTGAGCTGGCCCAGAAAGAAGAGTTTATCGACGACTTGCAAACGCTCGGAGGAAGCTGGCAGGGATACTACGGAGGTGATGAGCCCCTGGACGATCTGCCCGATACGATGATCTCCGATTCGCGCGCCCGAGCGTTGATGGGCAAACTGGCCGCGTACCCGAAGGATTTTCAGATCAACCGCAAGCTGAAGCGGTTCATGGAACTGCGTGGCGAAATGGCTGAGGGCAAACGCGGGCTCGATTGGTCTGCCGGTGAAGCCTTGGCTCTAGCGAGTATGCTTGTCGAAGGTCACCCCGTCCGCTTCAGCGGCCAGGACTGCGAACGTGGCACGTTCAGCCAACGGCATTCGGTACTCCACGATACGGTCGACAACACCAAGCACATGCCGCTGAACAATCTATCCGCCGATCAAGCACGAGTGGACATTATCAACAGCCCTTTGTGCGAGGCAGGCGTTCTTGGCTTCGAATACGGCTACTCACTCGACTGCCCCGAAGGTGTCGTGATCTGGGAGGCTCAGTTTGGGGACTTCTGGAACGTAGCCCAAGTCATTGTGGATCAATTCATCACCAGTGCAGAGGACAAATGGGGACGGCTCAGCCATATTACACTCTTGCTTCCCCACGGTTTTGAGGGGGCGGGTCCCGAACACTGCAGCGCTCGCCTGGAGCGGTTCCTGCTGCTCACCGCAGAGGATAACATCCAAGTAACGCAGCCCTCGACGCCCGCGCAGTACTTCCACCTGTTGCGACGACAAGCCAAGCGTCGGTGGAGTAAGCCGCTCGTCGTGCTGACTCCCAAAAGTCTGCTTCGCCATCCAGAAGTCGTCTCCCAACTGGAAGACTTCACGACTGGGAAGTTCGAAAAAATATTGCCCGACACGCGTCAGGCACCGCCCCAAACCGATCGTATACTTCTCTGTAGTGGTAAAGTCTATTACGAGTTGGCGGAGAAGCGAAAAGCCATTGGGGCTGATAATGTAGCGATCGTACGCATTGAACAGTATTATCCGCTCAAAGAAGAAACACTTGCAGAAGCGCTGCAACCCTACCAACCCGGTACAGACCTCGTGTGGGTCCAGGAAGAGCCGACGAATATGGGTGCTTGGCAGTTCATGAAAGTTAAGTTCGGTGACATGTTGGCCGATCTCAATTTCAAGCTGCGTCGAATTTCGCGAGTGGAATCGGCTAGCCCCTCTACTGGATCGGCTAGCGCACATAAATTAGAACAAGATGACTTGATCGAAGAGGCCTTCGCGAATCTCTAA
- the cysC gene encoding adenylyl-sulfate kinase codes for MTDTSPKVVWHAQDVDRSSRERLTGHSGCVVWFTGLSGSGKSTVANALDALLNARGVHTYLLDGDNIRHGLCAGPNLLEAQHGKEFADRFGLGFGPLDREENIRRIGCVAQLLVSAGLITLTAFVSPYRRDRQLVRQWVEDHGQAGDFVEVFVDTPLEVCEARDPKGLYKLARAGKIPNFTGISDPYEAPEQPEIHLQAGERNADQLAAEVLQALVQRGRLPA; via the coding sequence ATGACTGATACTTCCCCCAAAGTCGTCTGGCATGCCCAAGACGTTGACCGGTCGAGCCGCGAGCGTCTTACAGGGCACTCGGGTTGCGTCGTATGGTTTACCGGCTTGAGCGGCTCCGGGAAAAGCACCGTGGCCAATGCTCTGGACGCACTATTGAATGCCCGGGGAGTGCATACCTACCTGTTGGATGGTGACAACATTCGCCACGGCCTGTGCGCTGGCCCAAATCTGCTCGAAGCGCAGCACGGAAAAGAGTTTGCCGATCGATTCGGCCTGGGCTTCGGGCCGCTGGATCGCGAGGAGAACATTCGGCGGATCGGCTGTGTAGCCCAATTGTTGGTCTCTGCGGGCTTGATCACTCTCACGGCATTTGTCAGCCCCTACCGCCGGGACCGCCAATTGGTGCGGCAGTGGGTGGAAGACCATGGGCAGGCTGGAGATTTTGTAGAAGTCTTCGTCGATACTCCGCTCGAAGTCTGCGAGGCACGCGATCCCAAAGGCTTGTATAAGCTCGCACGGGCGGGAAAAATCCCAAATTTCACGGGAATCAGCGATCCTTACGAAGCTCCCGAGCAGCCGGAAATTCATCTCCAGGCCGGAGAGCGAAACGCGGATCAATTGGCCGCTGAGGTGCTGCAGGCTCTTGTGCAGCGCGGCCGACTCCCAGCCTAA
- a CDS encoding RNA polymerase sigma factor, whose translation MTSDREIIQKVLAGQINAYAELISRYQRLARGTAKRIMPDDHLVDDITQESFIAAYKGLSRLRDHGSFASWLIGIVRRRASSAAMKQIRTTPATLDPDTAVDVNGWTSSSMELLELIDRLPEQERIAIGLKHFEGHTAQEIADILGCPVGTITKQLFRARQRLQAWLTHEECTKHESTK comes from the coding sequence GTGACAAGCGACCGAGAGATCATTCAAAAAGTACTCGCCGGACAGATCAATGCGTACGCGGAGCTCATCAGCCGCTACCAGCGTCTTGCTCGCGGGACCGCAAAGCGAATTATGCCGGATGACCATTTGGTTGACGACATCACTCAAGAATCTTTCATCGCAGCATACAAGGGGCTCTCGAGGCTTAGGGATCATGGCAGTTTTGCTTCATGGCTAATTGGCATTGTCCGGCGCCGGGCATCGTCGGCGGCAATGAAGCAAATACGCACTACGCCTGCCACGCTCGATCCTGATACGGCAGTGGACGTCAACGGTTGGACCAGTAGTTCCATGGAACTACTCGAATTAATCGACCGGCTGCCTGAGCAAGAGCGAATCGCTATCGGACTGAAGCACTTCGAGGGGCATACCGCCCAGGAAATCGCCGACATACTCGGCTGCCCCGTCGGCACGATTACGAAACAACTTTTTCGCGCACGCCAGCGACTACAAGCATGGCTAACACATGAGGAGTGTACGAAACATGAGTCAACCAAATAA
- the odhB gene encoding 2-oxoglutarate dehydrogenase complex dihydrolipoyllysine-residue succinyltransferase, whose amino-acid sequence MLEVKVPSVGESISEVQIGQWLKAEGDWVDRDENIVELETEKASVQVPAPEAGYLRKLHKQVEEFAAVGDVLCDIEPAEAPTEPAEAASPASAPAQSTAKPASPDSSAEPRVMPAAQRIMQENGLSASDVTATGPGGRILKEDALAARAKPATQQPKSAPVLESSANLGLTPTPAGGRTEEVKPLSMIRRTIAARLVEAQQTAALLTTFNEVNMQPIMELRKKYRDAFQERHGVKLGFMSFFAKASVEALRRYPTVNAEIRGNNIIYRHYNDIGIAIGGGKGLVVPVLRNVEHMTFADVERTIGDYAAKAMENRLLPDDLEGGTFTISNGGVYGSLLSTPIVNPPQSAILGLHTIQERPMAVNGQVVILPMMNLAMTYDHRIIDGREAVSFLKTIKEICEDPTRLFLEV is encoded by the coding sequence ATGCTGGAAGTTAAGGTACCTTCTGTTGGCGAATCCATTTCCGAAGTCCAAATCGGACAATGGCTGAAAGCGGAAGGCGATTGGGTCGACCGAGACGAAAATATCGTCGAACTCGAAACGGAAAAGGCATCGGTACAAGTCCCTGCTCCCGAAGCGGGCTACCTCCGAAAACTGCACAAGCAAGTAGAAGAGTTTGCCGCTGTGGGGGATGTTCTGTGCGATATTGAGCCTGCCGAGGCTCCCACAGAACCCGCGGAAGCAGCCAGTCCCGCGTCGGCTCCAGCGCAGTCGACCGCCAAGCCAGCCAGCCCGGACAGCTCAGCCGAGCCACGTGTCATGCCTGCCGCCCAGCGGATCATGCAGGAAAACGGCCTCTCGGCCAGCGATGTCACGGCCACAGGTCCGGGAGGCAGAATCCTCAAGGAAGATGCCTTGGCCGCGCGAGCCAAGCCCGCGACGCAGCAACCCAAGTCGGCTCCAGTCCTTGAGTCCTCGGCGAACCTAGGCCTGACTCCAACTCCAGCCGGTGGCCGCACCGAAGAGGTGAAACCCCTCAGCATGATTCGGCGCACGATCGCTGCTCGATTGGTCGAAGCCCAGCAGACAGCCGCTCTGCTCACCACCTTCAATGAAGTCAACATGCAGCCCATTATGGAGCTGCGGAAAAAGTATCGCGACGCTTTCCAAGAACGCCACGGCGTGAAACTCGGATTCATGTCGTTCTTTGCCAAAGCGAGTGTCGAGGCGCTCCGGCGCTACCCAACGGTCAACGCCGAAATCCGCGGCAACAACATCATCTATCGTCACTACAATGACATTGGAATCGCAATTGGTGGCGGAAAAGGCCTGGTCGTGCCGGTGTTGCGCAACGTCGAACACATGACTTTTGCCGATGTCGAGCGAACCATTGGCGACTACGCTGCTAAGGCGATGGAGAACCGCTTGCTTCCCGACGACTTGGAAGGGGGCACGTTTACCATTAGCAACGGCGGAGTCTATGGCTCCCTGTTGAGCACGCCGATCGTCAATCCGCCTCAAAGCGCGATCCTGGGACTCCACACCATTCAAGAGCGTCCTATGGCGGTCAATGGACAAGTCGTCATTTTGCCAATGATGAATCTAGCCATGACCTACGATCACCGCATCATCGATGGACGAGAGGCGGTAAGCTTCCTGAAAACGATTAAAGAAATCTGCGAAGATCCAACGCGTCTGTTCCTCGAAGTTTAG